From Hymenobacter sedentarius, a single genomic window includes:
- a CDS encoding VOC family protein: MNDTATSAPPATGTPYVVPAQTRIGHIHLQVTDLEKALAFYQGILGFQVMQRFGDQVAFISAGGYHHHIGLNTWHSKGGPPARKEGAGLYHTAILYPTRADLAEAVRRLAAANYPITGAADHGVSEAVYLDDPDGNGVELYWDRPHEQWPMAPDGGVQMYTHRLDMAGLLAEK; the protein is encoded by the coding sequence ATGAACGACACCGCAACCAGCGCCCCTCCCGCCACGGGTACCCCCTACGTGGTACCCGCCCAGACGCGCATCGGCCACATCCACCTGCAAGTAACCGACCTGGAAAAAGCCCTGGCGTTTTACCAGGGCATCCTGGGGTTTCAGGTCATGCAGCGCTTCGGCGACCAGGTGGCCTTTATCTCGGCCGGCGGCTACCACCACCACATTGGGCTAAATACCTGGCACAGCAAGGGCGGGCCGCCGGCGCGCAAGGAAGGCGCCGGGCTCTACCACACGGCCATACTGTACCCCACGCGGGCCGACCTGGCAGAAGCGGTGCGCCGCCTGGCGGCGGCCAACTACCCCATTACCGGCGCGGCCGACCACGGCGTGTCGGAAGCGGTGTACCTCGACGACCCCGATGGCAACGGCGTAGAGCTGTACTGGGACCGGCCGCACGAGCAGTGGCCCATGGCCCCCGATGGCGGCGTGCAGATGTATACCCACCGCCTGGACATGGCCGGGCTGCTAGCCGAGAAGTAG
- a CDS encoding acyl transferase, which yields MSFRTDFLQRLPLLTAATFEAAALDLFRYQATHCPPYAEYLAQLGRARPGHNPAAAVSRMADIPFLPIEFFKTHEVRTDPAAWETQEVFLSSGTTLQQRSRHLVRDPALYRDNAARIFEQRYGPLTGWTFLALLPSYLEQGNSSLVAMVDDFSRRSGQTQAAFFLHDHTALRAALAEAKQVPGRRVMLIGVSYALLDFVAETGAAPELQGLTVLETGGMKGRRREMIREELHQELQTAFGPAGIHSEYGMTELLSQAYSLGKGRFHCPEVMRVLLRDPSDPFSVAEFRPDGAINVIDLANVDSCAFIETKDLARMHPDGSFEVLGRMDNSDVRGCNQMV from the coding sequence ATGAGTTTCCGCACCGACTTCCTGCAGCGCCTGCCGCTGCTCACGGCCGCTACTTTCGAGGCCGCGGCGCTGGACCTGTTTCGGTACCAGGCCACCCACTGCCCGCCCTACGCCGAATATTTAGCTCAACTGGGTCGTGCCCGGCCGGGGCATAATCCAGCAGCGGCCGTTTCCCGGATGGCGGATATCCCATTTCTGCCCATCGAGTTTTTCAAGACCCATGAGGTTCGCACCGACCCGGCCGCCTGGGAAACCCAGGAAGTGTTTCTAAGCAGCGGCACCACCCTGCAGCAGCGCAGCCGCCACCTCGTGCGCGACCCCGCCCTATACCGGGACAACGCCGCCCGCATCTTCGAGCAGCGCTACGGGCCACTCACGGGCTGGACGTTTCTGGCCCTGCTGCCCTCGTACCTGGAGCAAGGCAACTCGTCGCTGGTGGCGATGGTGGACGATTTTTCCCGGCGCTCGGGCCAGACCCAGGCGGCTTTTTTTCTACACGACCACACCGCGCTGCGCGCCGCTCTGGCCGAGGCCAAGCAGGTGCCCGGCCGCCGCGTGATGCTCATCGGCGTGAGTTATGCGCTACTTGACTTTGTGGCCGAAACCGGTGCTGCGCCGGAGCTGCAGGGCCTCACCGTGCTCGAAACCGGCGGCATGAAGGGCCGCCGCCGTGAAATGATTCGGGAAGAGCTGCACCAGGAGCTGCAGACTGCCTTTGGCCCGGCCGGCATTCATTCCGAGTACGGCATGACCGAACTGCTCAGCCAGGCTTACTCCCTGGGCAAAGGCCGCTTCCATTGCCCCGAAGTGATGCGCGTGCTGTTGCGCGACCCCTCCGACCCGTTCTCCGTAGCCGAGTTTCGCCCCGATGGCGCCATCAACGTCATCGACCTGGCCAACGTGGATTCCTGCGCCTTCATCGAAACCAAAGACCTGGCGCGCATGCACCCCGATGGTTCCTTTGAAGTCCTGGGCCGCATGGATAACTCCGACGTGCGCGGGTGCAATCAGATGGTGTGA
- a CDS encoding c-type cytochrome yields the protein MKKTLVGLALLALAGGPALAQKKPAPKAKIPAKKTATAGVPAASLLQGKSIYTQYCLTCHQADGGGVDGLNPPLTKTDYVLGDKTRLVRVLLNGLQGVDINGEPYNNVMPSQDYLNDQQMADVLTFVRNSFGNKASAVKAAEVKAVRVANKK from the coding sequence GTGAAGAAGACCCTCGTTGGGCTGGCGCTGCTGGCCCTGGCCGGCGGCCCCGCCCTGGCCCAGAAAAAACCAGCTCCCAAAGCCAAAATCCCCGCTAAAAAAACGGCTACGGCAGGTGTGCCGGCCGCGTCCCTGCTCCAGGGCAAATCCATCTACACCCAATACTGCCTCACCTGCCACCAGGCCGACGGTGGGGGAGTAGACGGCCTGAACCCGCCGCTCACGAAAACCGACTACGTGCTGGGCGACAAAACCCGCCTGGTCCGCGTGCTGCTCAACGGCCTGCAAGGCGTGGACATCAACGGCGAGCCGTATAATAACGTGATGCCGTCGCAGGATTACCTAAACGACCAGCAAATGGCGGATGTGCTCACCTTCGTTCGCAACAGCTTTGGCAACAAAGCCAGCGCCGTGAAAGCTGCTGAGGTGAAAGCTGTGCGTGTTGCGAATAAGAAGTAG
- the ald gene encoding alanine dehydrogenase → MIIGVPKEIKNNENRVGLTPAGVAELRKHGHTLLVQSTAGEGSGFSDDEYKTAGATLLPTIADVYEQAEMIIKVKEPIAEEYPLIKENQLLFTYFHFASGEELTHAMIERKAICLAYETVELSNRALPLLIPMSEVAGRMAPQEGAKYLEKPLKGRGILLGGVPGVKPANVLVLGGGVVGTQAAKVAAGLGAQVTIMDISLNRLRELDDFMPKNVVTQYSNEYNIREAIKTSDLIVGAVLIPGAKAPHLITRDMLKTMRPGTVVVDVAVDQGGCIETCHPTTHENPTFIIDDVVHYCVANMPGAVPYTSTLALTNATLPYAVKLANLGWQEACRRDEALRLGLNVVHGEVVYKGVADAWGLPLVSVDSVLETAAV, encoded by the coding sequence ATGATAATCGGCGTTCCTAAGGAAATAAAAAACAATGAAAACCGCGTGGGCCTCACGCCTGCCGGCGTTGCCGAATTGCGCAAGCACGGCCACACGCTGCTCGTGCAAAGCACCGCCGGCGAAGGCAGCGGCTTCTCCGACGACGAGTACAAAACGGCCGGCGCCACGCTGCTCCCCACCATCGCCGATGTGTACGAGCAGGCGGAGATGATTATCAAAGTAAAAGAGCCGATTGCTGAGGAGTATCCCCTCATCAAGGAGAATCAGCTGCTGTTCACCTACTTCCACTTTGCCAGCGGCGAGGAGCTGACCCACGCCATGATTGAGCGCAAGGCCATCTGCCTTGCTTACGAGACAGTGGAGCTGTCCAATCGCGCCCTGCCCCTGCTCATTCCCATGAGCGAAGTGGCCGGCCGCATGGCCCCGCAGGAAGGCGCCAAGTACCTGGAGAAGCCCCTGAAAGGCCGCGGCATCTTGCTGGGCGGTGTACCCGGCGTGAAGCCCGCCAACGTGCTGGTGCTCGGTGGTGGCGTAGTAGGTACGCAAGCTGCCAAAGTAGCTGCCGGCCTCGGTGCCCAGGTTACCATCATGGACATCAGCCTGAACCGCCTGCGCGAGCTCGACGACTTCATGCCCAAGAACGTGGTGACGCAGTACTCGAACGAGTACAACATCCGCGAAGCCATCAAGACGTCGGACCTGATTGTGGGCGCGGTGCTCATTCCCGGCGCCAAGGCCCCCCACCTCATCACCCGCGACATGCTGAAGACCATGCGTCCCGGCACCGTGGTGGTCGACGTGGCCGTGGACCAGGGCGGCTGCATTGAAACCTGCCACCCCACCACCCACGAAAACCCGACCTTCATCATCGACGACGTGGTGCACTACTGCGTGGCCAACATGCCCGGCGCGGTGCCCTACACCAGCACCCTGGCCCTGACCAACGCCACCCTGCCCTACGCTGTGAAGCTGGCCAACCTGGGCTGGCAGGAAGCCTGCCGCCGCGACGAGGCCCTGCGCCTCGGCCTGAACGTGGTGCACGGCGAGGTGGTGTACAAAGGCGTAGCCGACGCCTGGGGCCTGCCCCTGGTAAGCGTCGACAGCGTACTGGAAACCGCAGCGGTTTAG
- a CDS encoding LTA synthase family protein, translated as MFLSPAIRLLLRRFALLLGVYTLLRLGFYLFNLGTFRGIEASAVLLAFVHGLRFDVSALLWLNLPLVLLSLLVPVSSRYGQQWLRGLFVGLNAIGFLLNVIDWQYFKFIGRRLSNEWHTIGGDIQRQAGQIVGHYWYLLLPLGALVYLLWRLCPMPKPASATPPQLTRRQWLLRGLEGAVIVGLVVLGLRGGWQLKPLRTGSAFEQQPAVLGHLALNSTFTVLKSVDEVPMERISFFPTAAALRPALGAAALPLRPATAPTPDNVVVLLLESFGSEYTGVENGGRGGYTPFFDSLATAPSALLMRENYANGRRSIEALPAVLSGLPSIMDEPFITSSFQTAELHGLGEILGRHGYATAMYHGAANGTMGFDMFAGIAGMQHYYGLNEYPGGVGSPDYDGHWGIFDEPYLQYFNRQLAATKQPFFATLFTLSAHDPFKLPEAYKDRFPAGTLPIHPTIAYTDLALRRFFRAARQQPWFGHTLFILTADHTSQSDQEGYANPLGNFKTPLLFFRPGHPLPAANPHRISQQADVPASVLDVLGLRQDQQLLLPFGSSVFDAASPGRAIFRDGDSYFLVHSDFVTELTNANAVRIYPYQTHFIPTKPVTNPDPALVQQYGDELRACVQFYVNGLLDNRLYK; from the coding sequence ATGTTTCTATCGCCTGCCATCCGTTTGCTGTTGCGCCGCTTCGCTTTGCTGCTGGGGGTGTACACGCTGCTCCGGCTGGGATTTTATCTGTTCAACCTCGGCACCTTCCGGGGCATCGAGGCCAGCGCGGTACTGCTGGCGTTTGTGCACGGGCTGCGGTTCGACGTTTCGGCGCTGCTGTGGCTCAACCTGCCGCTGGTGCTGCTTTCGCTGCTGGTGCCGGTGTCGTCGCGGTACGGGCAGCAGTGGCTGCGCGGGCTGTTTGTGGGCCTGAATGCCATCGGGTTCCTGCTCAACGTCATCGACTGGCAGTATTTTAAGTTTATTGGCCGGCGGCTCAGCAACGAATGGCACACCATCGGGGGCGACATTCAGCGCCAGGCCGGCCAGATAGTGGGCCACTACTGGTACCTGCTGCTGCCGCTGGGCGCCCTCGTTTATCTGCTGTGGCGCCTGTGCCCCATGCCCAAGCCAGCAAGCGCAACGCCCCCGCAGCTTACGCGGCGGCAGTGGCTGCTGCGGGGCCTGGAAGGAGCGGTAATAGTTGGGCTGGTGGTGCTGGGCCTGCGCGGCGGCTGGCAGCTCAAGCCCCTGCGCACCGGCTCGGCCTTCGAGCAGCAGCCCGCCGTGCTGGGCCACCTGGCCCTCAACAGCACGTTCACCGTCCTCAAATCGGTGGATGAAGTGCCGATGGAGCGCATCAGCTTCTTCCCCACCGCCGCGGCCCTGCGCCCCGCCCTGGGCGCGGCCGCTTTGCCATTGCGGCCGGCCACGGCCCCCACGCCCGACAACGTAGTGGTGCTGCTGCTGGAAAGCTTCGGCTCCGAATACACCGGCGTGGAAAACGGCGGCCGAGGCGGCTACACTCCGTTTTTCGACTCCCTGGCCACCGCACCAAGCGCGCTGCTTATGCGCGAGAACTACGCCAACGGCCGCCGCTCCATCGAAGCACTGCCGGCGGTACTCTCGGGCCTGCCCTCCATCATGGACGAGCCGTTTATCACCTCCAGCTTCCAGACCGCCGAGCTGCACGGGCTGGGCGAAATATTGGGCCGGCACGGCTACGCCACGGCCATGTACCACGGCGCCGCCAACGGCACCATGGGCTTCGACATGTTTGCTGGCATTGCCGGAATGCAGCACTACTACGGCCTGAACGAATACCCCGGCGGCGTCGGCAGTCCCGACTACGACGGGCACTGGGGCATCTTCGACGAGCCGTACCTGCAGTATTTCAACCGCCAGCTGGCGGCCACCAAACAGCCGTTTTTTGCTACCCTGTTCACGCTCAGCGCGCACGACCCCTTCAAGTTGCCGGAGGCGTACAAGGACAGGTTTCCGGCCGGCACGCTGCCCATTCACCCCACCATTGCCTACACGGATTTGGCGTTGCGGCGCTTTTTCCGGGCGGCCCGCCAGCAGCCCTGGTTCGGGCACACGCTCTTCATCCTCACCGCCGACCATACTTCGCAATCCGACCAGGAGGGCTACGCAAACCCCTTGGGCAACTTCAAAACGCCCCTGCTGTTTTTCCGGCCCGGCCACCCGCTGCCGGCCGCCAACCCCCACCGAATCTCCCAGCAGGCCGACGTGCCGGCTTCGGTGCTCGACGTGCTGGGGCTGCGGCAGGACCAGCAATTGCTGCTGCCCTTTGGCTCCTCGGTGTTCGACGCGGCCAGTCCCGGCCGGGCCATTTTCCGAGACGGCGACTCCTACTTTCTCGTGCACTCGGATTTCGTAACGGAGCTCACCAACGCCAATGCCGTGCGGATCTACCCCTACCAGACCCACTTTATTCCCACCAAGCCCGTGACCAATCCCGACCCGGCGCTGGTGCAGCAATACGGCGATGAGCTGCGCGCCTGCGTGCAGTTTTACGTCAACGGACTGCTCGACAACCGGCTGTATAAATAA
- a CDS encoding DUF1573 domain-containing protein, with amino-acid sequence MKQLLTVCLLALAITARAQAVMKFETDTHDFGKVAEGTMATYEFKFKNTGNQPVVIANVQASCGCTTPDWTKTPVLPGKTGIIKAMYSSAGRPGVFNKTVTVTSNAVEPSKVLSIKGSVLTKDEIKPTLTPAQLAQSPHLVLDKSTHDFGKMEVGQQPIARFTVKNTGKSPLVLGALTSSCYCVGYKATPAPIAPGQSAVVELLYSQRQLGQVNDAVTITSNDVSGDAKVTLKATIVRDLSGNSMVKESGTAVPFK; translated from the coding sequence ATGAAACAACTACTTACCGTCTGCCTACTGGCACTTGCCATCACCGCCCGGGCCCAGGCCGTGATGAAGTTCGAAACCGATACCCACGACTTTGGCAAGGTGGCCGAGGGCACGATGGCAACCTACGAATTCAAGTTCAAGAACACCGGCAATCAGCCGGTGGTTATTGCCAACGTGCAGGCCAGCTGCGGCTGCACCACCCCGGACTGGACCAAAACTCCGGTGCTGCCCGGCAAAACGGGCATCATCAAGGCCATGTACAGTAGTGCGGGCCGGCCCGGCGTGTTCAACAAAACCGTGACCGTGACCAGCAATGCCGTCGAGCCCAGCAAGGTGCTCAGCATCAAAGGCTCGGTGCTCACCAAAGACGAAATCAAGCCCACCCTCACGCCCGCCCAGCTGGCGCAGTCGCCGCACTTGGTGCTCGACAAAAGCACCCACGACTTTGGCAAGATGGAGGTCGGCCAGCAGCCCATTGCCCGCTTCACGGTGAAGAATACCGGTAAGTCGCCGCTGGTGCTGGGCGCGCTCACCTCCAGCTGCTACTGCGTGGGCTACAAAGCCACTCCCGCCCCCATTGCCCCCGGCCAGAGCGCCGTGGTGGAGCTGCTGTACAGCCAGCGCCAGCTCGGCCAAGTCAACGACGCCGTTACCATTACCTCCAACGACGTGAGCGGCGACGCCAAAGTGACGCTGAAAGCCACCATCGTGCGCGACCTTAGCGGCAACAGCATGGTGAAAGAGAGCGGCACCGCCGTCCCGTTTAAGTAA
- a CDS encoding PQQ-dependent sugar dehydrogenase, which translates to MKNALSRGLLLSTAIVGSLSLYSLTTKVAVVTADPDNAGLKLPAGFGALVVAETGARARHLAVTPQGNIYVKLNRPNKEGKGILVLHEGPTGKATVTGGFGSYGGTGVYANAGYLYATSDEEVFRYKLNSKGEVTNPTQPEKIVTGLINRHQHESKSITLDKEGNIYVNIGAYSNSCQVKDRQKGSLGMPNCPILDSAGGIWQFRADKLNQTYGTGTRYATGLRNVVGLDWNAQTNQLYVMQHGRDQLHDIFPELYDTKQSAELPAECLYALKKGDNAGWPYMYYDNTQHKRMMAPEYGGDGKKVSPGNYIEPAAAYPAHTAPNALLFYTGTMFPEKYRNGAFIAFHGSWNRAPEPQKGYYVVFQPFKDGKPSGDWEVFADNFAGSPEKVATGRADHKPCGLAQGADGSLYVSDDKKGTIYRIVYNKK; encoded by the coding sequence ATGAAAAACGCTCTATCCCGCGGCCTGCTGCTATCCACGGCCATTGTCGGGAGCCTTTCCTTGTACTCCCTGACCACCAAGGTCGCCGTAGTGACGGCGGACCCCGACAATGCGGGACTGAAGCTGCCGGCCGGTTTTGGCGCCCTGGTGGTGGCCGAAACCGGTGCGCGGGCCCGCCACCTGGCCGTGACGCCCCAAGGCAACATCTACGTGAAGCTGAACCGGCCCAACAAAGAGGGCAAAGGCATTCTGGTACTGCACGAAGGCCCCACCGGCAAAGCCACCGTGACCGGCGGCTTTGGCAGCTACGGCGGCACGGGCGTGTATGCCAACGCCGGCTATCTGTACGCTACTTCCGACGAGGAAGTGTTCCGCTACAAGCTCAACAGCAAAGGCGAGGTGACCAACCCCACGCAGCCCGAAAAAATCGTGACAGGCTTGATAAACCGGCACCAGCACGAGAGCAAATCCATCACCCTGGACAAGGAGGGCAACATTTACGTCAACATCGGGGCGTATTCCAACTCCTGCCAGGTGAAGGACCGGCAGAAAGGCTCGCTGGGCATGCCCAATTGCCCCATTCTGGATTCGGCCGGCGGAATCTGGCAGTTCCGCGCCGATAAGCTCAACCAGACCTACGGTACTGGCACCCGCTACGCCACCGGCCTGCGCAACGTGGTTGGGCTGGATTGGAACGCGCAAACCAATCAGCTCTATGTGATGCAGCACGGCCGCGACCAGCTCCACGACATCTTTCCGGAGCTCTACGACACCAAGCAATCGGCGGAGCTGCCAGCTGAGTGCCTGTACGCGCTGAAAAAAGGCGACAACGCCGGCTGGCCCTACATGTACTACGACAACACCCAGCACAAGCGCATGATGGCGCCCGAGTACGGCGGCGACGGCAAGAAAGTATCGCCCGGCAACTACATCGAGCCCGCCGCGGCCTACCCGGCCCACACCGCGCCCAACGCCTTGCTGTTCTACACCGGCACCATGTTTCCGGAGAAATACCGCAACGGCGCCTTCATCGCCTTCCACGGGTCCTGGAACCGCGCCCCCGAGCCGCAGAAAGGCTACTACGTGGTGTTCCAGCCGTTCAAAGACGGCAAGCCCTCCGGCGATTGGGAAGTGTTTGCGGATAATTTCGCCGGCTCGCCCGAGAAAGTGGCCACTGGCCGCGCCGACCACAAGCCCTGCGGCTTAGCCCAAGGCGCCGATGGCTCGCTCTATGTCTCCGACGACAAAAAGGGCACGATTTACCGCATTGTGTACAATAAGAAATAA
- a CDS encoding sigma-54-dependent transcriptional regulator, with product MPRILIIDDERAIRHTLKEILEFENYTVDQAEDGPAGLDMLIQQKYDVVLCDIKMPKMDGLEVLTRAQAMGADAAFIMVSAHGSIDTAVEATKKGAYDFLSKPPDLNRLLVTVRNALDRTKLVSETKTLKKKLSVTKGSEMVGSSAALAAVRKAIAKVAPTDARVLITGPNGAGKEMVARQLHEMSQRANGPMVEVNCAAIPSELIESELFGHEKGSFTSAVKQRIGKFEQADGGTLFLDEIGDMSLSAQAKVLRALQENKITRVGGEKEIPVNVRVLAATNKDLMQEIADKNFREDLYHRLSVILIQVPSLNERREDIPELVQKFLNDIAADYGNKPKKIDEAALKYLQGLDWRGNIRELRNVVERLVIMSDDTISEADAKAFAGK from the coding sequence ATGCCCCGCATTCTCATCATCGACGACGAACGCGCGATTCGTCACACGCTCAAAGAAATCCTCGAGTTCGAAAATTACACCGTCGACCAGGCCGAAGACGGCCCCGCTGGCCTCGACATGCTCATCCAGCAGAAGTACGACGTGGTGCTCTGCGACATCAAAATGCCCAAGATGGACGGCCTCGAAGTCCTGACCCGAGCCCAGGCCATGGGCGCCGATGCCGCCTTCATCATGGTATCGGCCCACGGCAGCATCGACACCGCCGTGGAAGCCACCAAAAAAGGCGCCTACGACTTCCTGTCCAAGCCGCCGGACCTGAACCGCCTGCTCGTGACGGTGCGCAACGCCCTCGACCGCACCAAGCTGGTGAGCGAAACCAAGACCCTAAAAAAGAAGCTCTCCGTCACCAAAGGCTCGGAGATGGTGGGCTCCTCGGCCGCACTGGCGGCTGTGCGCAAGGCCATTGCCAAGGTGGCCCCCACCGATGCCCGCGTGCTCATCACCGGCCCCAACGGCGCAGGCAAAGAAATGGTGGCGCGCCAGCTCCACGAGATGAGCCAGCGGGCCAACGGCCCCATGGTGGAAGTAAACTGTGCCGCCATCCCATCGGAGCTGATTGAAAGCGAGCTGTTCGGCCACGAAAAAGGCTCCTTCACCTCGGCCGTAAAGCAGCGCATCGGCAAGTTTGAGCAGGCCGACGGCGGCACGCTCTTCCTGGATGAAATCGGCGACATGAGCCTCTCGGCCCAGGCCAAGGTGCTGCGCGCTCTGCAGGAAAACAAAATCACCCGCGTGGGCGGCGAGAAAGAGATTCCGGTGAACGTGCGCGTGCTGGCCGCCACCAACAAGGACCTGATGCAGGAAATCGCCGACAAGAACTTCCGCGAAGACTTGTACCACCGCCTCTCCGTCATCCTCATCCAGGTGCCCTCGCTCAACGAGCGCCGCGAAGACATCCCGGAGCTGGTGCAGAAATTCCTCAACGACATCGCCGCCGACTACGGCAATAAGCCCAAGAAGATAGACGAAGCCGCCCTCAAATACCTGCAGGGCCTAGACTGGCGCGGCAACATCCGCGAGCTGCGCAACGTGGTCGAGCGCCTGGTGATTATGAGCGACGACACGATTTCGGAAGCCGACGCGAAGGCGTTTGCGGGGAAATAG
- a CDS encoding alpha-ketoacid dehydrogenase subunit alpha/beta — translation MPTAETALPALSAPLSKVDFLTDYRLAWESRHASLAGRKEVFMGKAKFGIFGDGKEVPQLAMARAFQNGDFRAGYYRDQTFMVAIGQLTWEQYFSQLYANPDVEAEPATAGRAMNGHFATRMLDEDGNLTDLTKTKNSSADVSPTASQMPRLLGMAYASKLFRQNSALHEFTNLSNNGNEVAFGTIGNASTSEGMFFEALNAAGVLQVPMLVSVWDDHYGISVPAEYQTTKQSISEIMAGLQRDGEGQPGFEIYVVRGWDYAGLVDTYQRAAAVCREQHVPVLIHVTELTQPQGHSTSGSHERYKSKERLQWEEAHDCLHKLREWLLAEGHATEGELDEIEKAAAATIKVARTAAWAAFFDPIKAERDEAVLLLDKLVADTGTENTLHEMVEQLKLNPTPIRADIVRTMRRILRHVRHEKRSFGRRSVQRHLEQLLAENADRYNSNLFSQSEYAVGNIEEVPAVFAANAPVVDAREVLQACFDANFQRDPSIFAIGEDVGKIGDVNQAFAGLQEKFGELRVTDTGIRECTIVGQGIGAALRGLRPITEIQYLDYLLYAIQILSDDLACLQYRTKGGQKAPLIVRTRGHRLEGIWHSGSPMGMILGSIRGMHVCVPRNMVQAAGFYNTLLRSDEPALVIECLNGYRLKERIPSNVGEFTLPLGRPEVLLAGTDITVVTYGSMCRIVMDAAKQLAEVGISVEVIDVQTLLPFDVEHTIVDSIQRTNRVLFADEDVPGGGTAFMMQQVVDEQGAYRFLDAQPRCLAAQPHRPAYSSDGDYFSKPNAEDVFDTVYELMSEAQPEQFPEIY, via the coding sequence ATGCCCACTGCCGAAACCGCGTTGCCTGCGCTATCCGCACCTCTTTCTAAGGTCGATTTCCTGACCGATTACCGCCTGGCTTGGGAAAGTCGCCACGCTTCGTTAGCCGGCCGCAAGGAGGTTTTTATGGGCAAGGCCAAATTTGGTATTTTCGGCGATGGCAAGGAGGTGCCCCAGCTGGCCATGGCGCGCGCCTTCCAGAACGGCGACTTCCGCGCCGGCTACTACCGCGACCAGACCTTCATGGTGGCCATTGGCCAGCTCACCTGGGAGCAGTACTTTTCCCAGCTCTACGCCAACCCGGATGTAGAAGCCGAGCCCGCCACGGCCGGCCGCGCCATGAACGGCCACTTCGCCACCCGCATGCTGGACGAAGACGGCAACCTGACCGACCTCACCAAGACCAAGAATTCCTCGGCCGATGTGTCGCCCACGGCGTCGCAGATGCCGCGCCTGCTGGGCATGGCGTACGCCTCCAAGCTGTTCCGCCAAAACTCCGCGCTGCACGAATTCACCAATCTTTCTAATAACGGCAACGAGGTGGCCTTTGGCACCATCGGCAACGCCAGCACCTCGGAGGGCATGTTTTTCGAGGCGCTGAACGCGGCCGGCGTGCTGCAGGTGCCCATGCTCGTGAGCGTGTGGGACGACCATTACGGCATCTCGGTGCCGGCCGAGTACCAGACCACCAAGCAGAGCATTTCGGAAATAATGGCCGGCCTGCAGCGCGACGGCGAAGGCCAGCCGGGCTTTGAGATTTATGTGGTGCGCGGCTGGGACTACGCCGGCCTGGTGGATACCTACCAGCGCGCCGCTGCGGTGTGCCGCGAGCAGCACGTGCCCGTGCTCATCCACGTCACGGAGCTCACGCAGCCCCAGGGCCACAGCACCAGCGGCTCGCACGAGCGCTACAAGAGCAAGGAGCGCCTGCAATGGGAAGAAGCCCACGACTGCCTGCACAAGCTGCGCGAGTGGCTGCTGGCCGAAGGCCACGCCACCGAAGGCGAGCTCGACGAAATTGAAAAAGCCGCCGCTGCCACCATCAAAGTTGCGCGCACCGCTGCCTGGGCTGCCTTCTTCGACCCCATCAAAGCCGAGCGCGACGAAGCCGTGCTGCTGCTCGATAAGCTGGTGGCCGACACCGGCACCGAGAACACGCTGCACGAGATGGTGGAGCAGCTCAAGCTGAACCCCACGCCCATTCGGGCCGACATTGTGCGGACCATGCGCCGCATCCTGCGGCACGTGCGCCACGAAAAGCGCAGCTTCGGCCGCCGCAGCGTGCAGCGCCACCTCGAGCAGCTGCTGGCCGAAAACGCCGACCGTTACAATTCCAACCTGTTCAGCCAGAGTGAGTACGCCGTCGGCAATATCGAAGAAGTGCCCGCGGTCTTCGCGGCCAACGCCCCGGTGGTGGATGCCCGCGAAGTGCTACAGGCCTGCTTCGATGCCAACTTCCAGCGCGACCCCAGCATCTTCGCCATCGGCGAGGACGTGGGCAAGATTGGCGACGTGAACCAGGCGTTTGCGGGCCTGCAGGAGAAGTTTGGCGAACTGCGCGTGACCGATACCGGCATTCGGGAGTGCACCATTGTGGGGCAGGGGATAGGGGCGGCCTTGCGCGGCCTGCGGCCCATCACCGAAATCCAGTACCTGGACTACCTGCTCTACGCCATTCAGATTCTGAGCGACGACCTGGCCTGCCTGCAGTACCGCACCAAGGGCGGCCAGAAGGCCCCGCTTATTGTGCGCACCCGCGGGCACCGGCTCGAAGGCATCTGGCACTCGGGCTCGCCCATGGGCATGATTCTGGGCAGCATCCGGGGCATGCACGTGTGCGTGCCGCGCAACATGGTGCAGGCCGCCGGCTTCTACAATACGCTGCTGCGCAGCGACGAACCCGCCCTGGTGATTGAGTGCCTGAACGGCTACCGCCTCAAGGAGCGGATTCCGAGCAACGTGGGCGAATTTACCCTGCCGCTGGGCCGGCCCGAGGTGCTGCTAGCCGGCACCGACATCACGGTGGTTACCTACGGCTCCATGTGCCGCATTGTAATGGATGCTGCCAAGCAGCTGGCCGAGGTGGGCATTTCCGTCGAGGTTATCGACGTGCAAACCCTGCTGCCTTTCGATGTGGAGCACACCATTGTCGACAGCATCCAGCGTACGAATCGCGTGCTATTTGCCGACGAGGACGTGCCCGGCGGGGGCACGGCCTTTATGATGCAGCAAGTGGTGGACGAGCAAGGCGCCTACCGCTTCCTGGACGCGCAGCCGCGCTGCCTGGCCGCGCAGCCGCACCGCCCGGCCTACAGCTCCGACGGCGACTATTTCAGCAAGCCCAACGCCGAAGACGTATTCGATACGGTGTACGAGCTGATGAGCGAAGCCCAGCCCGAGCAGTTCCCCGAGATTTATTAA